A genome region from Bemisia tabaci chromosome 3, PGI_BMITA_v3 includes the following:
- the LOC109044364 gene encoding alpha-tocopherol transfer protein, which produces MKMAPIISNDLDKYFSDVDIPDELRDDIDSLKAWLEKQPHLPKVSDRQLLVFFNVNQQSTERTKKFLECHYTIRTHAPDFFSNRTVDEFRNIADYLHLNILAGKTVEGHKLEVISLKDFTVSKFNLAQCCKYMFAMSDIASHEVLDNNKGWRILFDMNGFGLGHFLRFHPAVVKKCILYVQDALPLQLKGIHIINAIPLVHQILAMVKPIMKKEVYDLIQIHTSSEWESLYKVVPQELLPSDFGGKDQSMDQLHGNSLKKLEHYANWFKEEEKLRVDETKRHGHAKDPSEIFGIEGSFRKLCVD; this is translated from the exons at GAAAATGGCTCCTATAATATCTAAtgaccttgataaatatttttccgatgTTGATATTCCTGACGAATTACGTGACGATATTGATAGTCTAAAAGCTTGGCTTGAGAAACAGCCACATCTTCCAAAAGTTTCAG ATCGACAACTTCTAGTTTTTTTCAATGTCAACCAGCAAAGCACAGAGAGGACCAAAAAGTTCCTGGAATGTCACTACACAATTCGGACGCATGCACCTGACTTTTTCTCAAATCGAACGGTCGATGAGTTCAGGAACATCGCGGACTATCT GCATTTGAATATTCTGGCGGGCAAAACGGTGGAAGGACACAAATTGGAAGTAATCTCATTGAAAGATTTTACCGTTAGCAAATTCAATTTGGCACAATGTTGTAAATACATGTTCGCAATGTCTGATATCGCATCTCACGAAGTACTTGACAACAACAAAGGATGGCGGATACTTTTTGACATGAACGGTTTTGGGTTAGGTCATTTCTTGAGATTCCATCCAGCAGTTGTTAAGAAATGCATTCTCTACGTTCAG gATGCCTTGCCTTTGCAACTCAAGGGAATCCATATTATCAACGCAATTCCCTTGGTTCATCAAATTCTTGCAATGGTGAAACCCATCATGAAGAAGGAAGTTTATGATTTG ATTCAAATACACACATCCTCTGAATGGGAGTCACTTTACAAAGTGGTGCCACAAGAACTTTTACCATCAGATTTTGGCGGCAAAGATCAGTCCATGGACCAGCTTCACG GTAACTCATTGAAAAAGCTGGAACACTATGCAAACTGGTtcaaagaggaggaaaaactcAGGGTTGACGAAACAAAGAGGCACGGTCACGCAAAAGAccccagtgaaattttcggcatTGAAGGTTCCTTTAGAAAGTTATGTGTAGATTAA